From Aspergillus fumigatus Af293 chromosome 3, whole genome shotgun sequence, a single genomic window includes:
- the dim1 gene encoding DIM1 family thioredoxin-like protein, translating into MGSVVLPHLRSAWHVDQAILSEEDRLVVIRFGRDHDVDCMRQDEVLFKIAERVKNFAVIYLCDIDEVPEFNSMYELFDPMTIMFFWRNKHMMCDFGTGNNNKLNWVLEDKQELIDIIETIYKGAKKGRGLVVSPKDYSTRYRY; encoded by the exons ATGGGTTCTGTTGTCTTGCCACATCTGCGCTCTGCCTGGCACGTTGATCAGGCTATTCTCTCGGAGGAGGACAGACTTGTG GTTATCAGATTTGGTCGGGATCATGACGTTGATT GCATGCGCCAAGATGAAGtgctcttcaagatcgcTGAGCGCGTGAAGA ACTTCGCGGTAATCTACCTCTGCGACATTGACGAGGTACCGGAATTCAATTCCATGTACGAACTTTTCGATCCCATGACGATCATGTTCTTCTGGAGGAACAAGCATATGATGTGCGATTTCGGCACAGGTAACAACAACAAGTTGAATTGGGTGCTTGAAGATAAGCAGGAGTTGATAGACATTATTGAAACTATCTACAAGGGTGCTAAGAAAGGGCGCGGTCTCGTCGTGAGTCCTAAAG ACTACTCGACTAGATATCGCTACTAA